A segment of the Doryrhamphus excisus isolate RoL2022-K1 chromosome 7, RoL_Dexc_1.0, whole genome shotgun sequence genome:
GAGGCTGGCTGCAGCAGGCGAGTTACATTGGTACCCTGACCCGGATGAAAGTGTGGGTTTGGGGGGTGGAAATAATTGTGGAAATAGCCCACAAgctaaacctcactccctgacaccttaagagtCACGCTGGACATTGAAAGTCTGGGATTTTAGCTTCATGACTGGCTCACGGATGACAGCTGGTGCCGCTGTGCGAAAGTACGTTGGTAAACCTCCCTCCTTGACACCTGAAGAGTTGACAGTCGGGGATTTTAGCTGGATGGCTAGCACTTTTTACTCTGATGCCGCGGACCATGTTTTGATCCCTAGTGCTGGGGTCTACCAGACTGGTTgcggttttctctgggtactctaaACATTAGCTAAACATGGACATTAGATTATTTGGAGACCACACAATAAGTGTGAAATGCCGCTTgtctttatttacctttttgtgTGACAAAAAACTAATGAAGGCATAAACATCCTAAAAGCTGAGGTAAAGACATCTTCACTAAAAGTCTTACCAATAAACTCAAAGACCTCCTCAAAGTATTGTCGAAGGTTTTGTTTGCTGTTGTCTGTGGCTGGCAGCCTTTTGTAGCGCAGTCCGGATTTGACGTGGTAGAGTGGCAGGTGCGTCGTCACGTTGACCACGTAGCCGATGTTGAGGCGCAACAGAAGATCCAAGTCCTGAGCATCCCGTTCGTTTCCAAGGAACAAGAATGGAAGGATGGGGCTGACCACTGCGTTCTCCGCATCGGGAGTCATCACAGACTCATCGGACAGGGAGGCTGGCAGCGAAGATGACAGTGGCAGGGAAAGGTGCACTGCAAGATAAGATTTTGAAAGAATTTTTTAGAGAAAATATAGTGGAACTTCTCAGGTCAAATGCTCTGGAGATTGTCCATAAATGGATGGCACCACCCGGTTAAATCAAACAAATCGGACTCAAacctctctgtgtggggttttcaTTATCTCCctgtgcttttgtgtttttctccaggtactccggtttcctcccacattccaaaaaaacacatgttaGACTTGACCAGTGTCTCAGTGCTGGACTGGGCTGGACCGTAAGAATTTCCACGAtagaaattgacaaaaaagcCAAGAATGCATCTTAAGCAACCTCCCTCACCAACGCGTCTAGTTTTCCATTCCAAACCCCcagatattttatgtttttgcatTGCTACATTTGGAATATctgaaaacacattttggaaaTGGAGTTTTCAATCCCTATGGGATGCTATTTGAGCAACACCGTTGGAACCTGTGATAGAATTATCAAACAATCATCTGGAAATCATTGGCCAAAAGAGAAAATAGTCAATCTTCTTCATATTGGTACTGTATATCATTCATATTGCTATTTCTGTCTATCTTGATTGATTTGAGCTGGCCGAGAACCAAAAGTTATTTTCTCACTGAACATTTCAAGGGGAGCAGAGCTTGGATTTGATCCACGGTTTAGTTCCTCCAGCACTATGGCCCTCTGTTGGTCTGTTTATCTCTCTACACACAATAAGTTAAGAATTAGAGTCTTACTTCTGCTCTTCTCCTCATCTTGCTCTCTGTTGAGTGAGTTGAGAGCCAAGTGAAGGGACTGAGCCGATGGTAGCGAATGCCCTCCCTCCCTGTCTCTCTGCCAGGGTTTGGGTTTGATGAGTGTGCTGGGGGCGGACGGCGGAGGTGAAAAGGAAACAGGTGATGgtggagaaggagagaaggagggaGAAGGTGAACGGGGGTAAGGGCCGTCTCTGTCGTGCTCAAGACGGTCGCCCATTCCTACATTGTCGGCTTTATTCAGAAGCCTCCTGAGCGAATTCCGGCCTTCGTCATATCCCGATCCCGACCTGCAGCCCATAAAATCCAGGGCAGCCATCTTTCCCTGCTGTAGTCGCCGCCGACCAGCGTGGTCTGTTAGCTGAGAGTGTGCGTACTCTTGAAGATTTTGACAGTCCAGGAGTACTAGCCCAGTACCGTTGCTTCCATTTTGGATCTGGCTCGAAGTGGGCTTCCCGACTCCTATTCCTATGCCGCCACATTGATTCTTTTGAGCTGTGGAATGGGTCATCTTTCTGGCCAGTTCCTCTGGCCAGATAGTACGCACACTGTAGTCATCATCGTCGGCTTGAAACATAGTCGCTGAATGAGGCGCTCCGAGGCTTCTTGCAGGTTGTTTACCCCTGCGAGGGTTAAATGTTACCACTATGGGGTCGCTGCTACAGTAGCTACAGGTGGAGCTACCTGTCTGGGAGGCTTTGGGATTGCAGCCTGTGACACAGCTTTGAATTGCCCGCAGAGGGGCAGAGGAGGATAACGGGGCACAGGGAAGACATCCACCCACTAGTTTTTTACGAAGAATAGCAGGACTCTCAAAGGTTCCAGCCTCACTGGCGCAGGAGGCACAGCGGAGGGGTTTGAACATGTTGGGCTGGTGGTCAGACACAGTGCTGTTGGTTGATGAGGTGTTGGAGGTGGAGGCGGTGGAGAGACACCCTCCAAGAGTTTTCAGCCCCATATCTTTGCCTCCTTTTTTTACTGCGCCGACATTGTGACCACAGGAAAAGGAGGTGGAAGAGCTACCGCCCCCACCTTGGCAGGTAGAGGAGTGGCCCTTAGACCCTCTGCATCTTACCAACCTCCAGCAACCGCATCCGAACGGGTGGGAGCAGTCGATGGTACAGGTGTGGTCAGGGCTTGGGAACCCCCCCCCTGCATGGGAGGTGCATGGAGAGAGGGGAAGACCATGAAGAATGTGAGGACGGTGATCCCTATGTCGGGAAGAACGAGGCTCGTTGAGTGGTTGGAAGGAGGCGGGGACGTGTGCGGGCTGAGGGGGAGAGGAAGAGGGGTGGTTTAGGATGGCAGCATGGGGCACAGGGACGGAATTACGGTGGAAGGGAAGACTGTGACTTATATGGCTTTGACGCACAGTGCCCAGCTTGGAATTCTTGTAATCCAGCAAGGGAAATTCTTGGTCAGTTCTGGTAAGAaaattttccttttccttttcagCCCTGAGCTTGTACTGCTGTGCTTGGGCGGGGACAAACTGCAGGACTCCTCCAGCGGAGGATGACAGCTGACTTTGTTGACTTCGCTGTGACTTGTGTTCACCTCCACGTCTTTTCTCAAACGGATCCAAATGTGAAGGGGGGCATTTTACCCGTGCGCCCTTGACACTTCCGCTACGACCAAGCGAGCTACTGATTCCTGCTCTCCCGCCTTTGTCCACTTTCAGTCTGATATcaatcgtgtgtgtgtgggatggCAGTCGTGGGCCGAGCGTTACGGTTCCATTGCTGTGGCAGTGGCTTGGGACTTGTTGGTGACCCGCCGGGACAACCGGATGGTCGCCCGTGATTTTCTGTGCACGGGTGGATCTGCGTTTGCATTCCAGAGTTAGGGATTTACAGGTGGGGGAGTAGAAATGAGGCTGGGAAAGGTTTGGTCGAGGAAGACGGGTGACTTGTTCATTGGAAGATGCGGATATCTGAGACGAGTGATGTGGGATGGCTTGAGGGGAAGCCTCACACAAGGATAAGTTTTTAGGCCGCTGGATGACCACTATGCGCTCGtcgagaggaagaggaggcatCTGGGTTTAAGTGAAGCTGTCCAGTAAAGAGGAAAAGAGAGAAGGGAAGAGATTAGCCACAGCATTATTGCACTGAAAGCGTGGGTCAGATTTTACATGATGTTTATTTAGACACAAATAGCATTTATTTAAAGGGTCcctgtttgtaattatgttccacattgtttgatttttgaaagcTGACGGTACATTCAAACAATTCCATTTATAGTTCATGGTGAACTATATGACAAACTAACTCTCACTGTTCAGTCTCATTCCCACGAAGTGCCGTCATCGGGGTGACACATGTGACAAATGCGTCTCAAGGTAGATCGTTGGTTCTTGGTTCAGTGTATCTTTCATCAAAATGGTAGTGATGCCAaaacgtgttgctgctggatgttcatagtatccCAATGATCatgtaagtttgttttcttttccaaaagagggaattttaaaattcaaaaatgGGCAAATCAAGTGCAGACAATGAGAGACAGATGGTCGGCCACCttgaggtcttttttttttttttttacagtgttcaTTTCATTGATGACTACTTTGAAGGAACTCCTTTACAAGAAGCATCTGGCTTGAAAGTACGGTCTAAACGCATATAATATAATGCTGGCGGAATAGTGCTGGCATGTACACAGGGAAGAAACAAGTAAAAAACGACGAATAATATTGTATTCTAAACGCTATTCCATCATAGTGTCAAGGCTGCAAAGTATTACACATGTTATATAAACATCTTTCCACGGTGACATCTTAACAGTGGGGGGCAGGGACAGCAGTGGCGacgaaatatgaaataaatctgCCTATAAAGACCACTTTACGCATTGACTATTCTGTGACTTGAAGCTGACCAATCTTCATCTCCACGTGTCACGGCTTACTAAGTACATTTCCATGTTctctatttcatctccaaatgtttctcccttctTTTCTCCTCTAAAATGATTGACATATCGCTCAAATTAAACATCCTCTGTCTCGCACACCGTTTTGTGTAGCTAAGTGATAGCACTCAGATCGTGTCACTTCCGGAAGTCAGACCGATCTGGTCTCATGAGAGCTAGCTGGTCATGGGTGGCGCCATGTAATGTCTACGAATTTACCGTTCGCTTTCAAAAATTCAACAATGTACTCAAAACAATATgtaacatatttgttttttccgggtactccagtttcctcacacattggctggcgaccagttcaaggtgtaccccgcctctcgcccaaaaacagctgacataggctccagcatacccccgcaaccctagtgaggataaacgacatagaaaatggatgaacaaAGTTGAAAACTCCTATCAGGGACCCTTTAGATAGTGCTTTGTGTTGTTAGGTAACCAATCTCAGCTGAGGCTAGTCAATTATTTAAGAATGTAAAGTCAAACACCAAAGCATtacaaacaaaaagcaacacaacattGAAATGATTTTTCTGTGTATTTCTCACATATCGTTATCACTTCCACCGTgtgaggaaaatgaaaacatgctGATTACAGATACATGCCATGCCAGATTGAACATGAACTTGACACACATAACTCCTTCATCACTGGCTGCACAAGTAGGATATGGAGATTACAGCCACTGGTGCATGTTTGACCTTAATGGATAACATTGGAGCAAGGAACCACTGCCTTTGCCAAATCCATTTAAACATGCACACATCACTCTGCTACTTGCTTATACCAAGGCCACTTGccagaaaatgaatgtgcatctatatatatatatcacgtTTTGACACTCACATTTGCTACTCGTGTCATtatagtgaaaaaaaatcaatccagAAAAGGGTGAGAGCATGTTAATCAGGATGGCAAACAAGGGTTCTTAAAAGCTCATTTACAAAAAGTAGTGATGAACTTGCAGTAACCTTCGTCCCTCAGAGGAGTCATCAGTCTTAGCAAGACGCATTTGCTGACGTTAAGGACTAAACAGTGACTGGTGATAAATATGTACTGCAGTACTGCACAGTAGACAGCATGCTCGGTCAGAACTGCGTTGATTGattattttgaccaaaaaaaaaggtgtctTTGAATGATCCAAGTTACTTTCACAAATCATAAATGCGCATTCATGTGGCCCTTGATATGAACCAAATATCACTGCATACACCACAACACACAACAACTGGACTTAGCAAAGCACAAGTTTTTGTCAACATGACACAGCACAGCCGAGTAATAGCTCACGGCGCATTAAAAGGcaactttgtatttatttgggtCATTTAATCACCACAATCATCATCATGAACATTTAATGGCATGTTGGTACACAACATCACAATAGAAAACACACAGTGATGAACAACACACACTGATGAATGGGGATCATTTGTCATGCTTATTGCATCCAGGACTCATTACGCTGTTGATTAAGtgctttatttacttttaactATATGGGGAAGTTCAGTATGGCTCTGTGGTTCAGTTGGGTGCTAAAATGAGTTTCAGGAAATTTGCTATTTGTTGGCAAGCAAATCCCTAAGACAAGAGATGCACGATACAGTTTTTTCCAAACCGATACTGATAACTTTCTGCTTTCTAAAGACCGGAAAACCAGAGTATTGAGCGGAAGGAGCCACCTAGCATGGCctagcaaggtgcactgtattcgggcacaaaCTCTAaggccacggaggtctctggaaAACCTTTGGCACTTTTCAAACGCTGCCATGCTAGCGTTTCAGATGGCAGAGAAGGTTTTTAGTGTGCTCGACGGGTTGATTTCCTTCATCACGAAGCATTTGGTACAGCATCCTTCATcttaaagtgaatgtttgtgAATGTTTCCTCTTAAAGTGAGCACAGCAGAGGTTACCGTTATCATCAAGGCAGGAGAAAAATGATTGCTTATTGGAGATATTTTTAGTGTTATCCGATTTATCGATTTGACGCCTGAATTCCTGGATATTGGGCCAATTATTGTGCACCCCCAATAAAGACACATACATTGCATGTTTCTGCAGTAAGATTTTCGCATGGTGAGACTGACAGATTATGACAGCAGTCTGCATTAATGAGTGTCACATAGAATGACAACCGACAAAGCCGGTCGTCAAAGTGGCTTACATGAAGCTGAAGCGCCTTTTACGTGTGGTCTGGTATTTGGTGTTTTGTAGTACTGTATACTACGAGGGTGATAATCACGTAGGGTTCATAACTTGTGTGGAATTCAACTCgtgataataaatcataatcTTTTACCAATAGTATCAGAAATTGATCAATTCTTTATCAAATCTCAATGTGTGGTCACCataacaaataattataattacgtattttccggactataagtcgcactttttttcataggttggctgttcctgcgacttatactccagagcgacttacaaATGAAagaagtgtttatgttacataaacactggacaccttttctgttcatgtttatttattgtgtagctgaataagcattgtgttagcatatcttacacctattcagcctgttctctattcttttattggtagaacttgccttccaagaggacgtaatgccggttttggtcaagtagtttgtaaaataaattacccgcaaaaaatgcgacttgtactccagtgcgacttatgtatgtttttttctacctatttatgcatttttggccttgtgcgacttatactccggagcgactgaGGTGGTATGTATGTGGGAATCGAACGTAGTGGCTTtgcccattcattcatcattcatctaCACATTCctgatcaaaatattaagaccagttgataaattgcaagaatttacatttagCAGTGTTGGATCTTAGGGAGGTCTTGAGCAGATCTTGAAATGAGTAAGCAATTTGGTTGTTcgtcagctgatcaaaagtttaagactacagcctttaaaagcccaaatcttggcaaaaatgtgtattGAATGGGATTTTCTCTCAGGTATTCACATTGTCACAGTcacttgatggcaaaggcaaacaaGCTTTCTGTCTTTGATGGTGATGGggggttcatttttttttttcttgagctGTGGTCTTCAACTTTTGATCAATTGATATATATTCTGTCTCACTTTTTCTTTTAGCATTTTGAagctccatccattcattttctatgccgctgatcctcactacagtcgcgggtatgctggaccGGTcactccttaagatccaacagtgtgaAATGTAAAGTCACCCGGTCTGACAATTTTGATCAGGCATGTATGcaattgaaatgtattttataaaaaattatcgATAGTTGTGCCTGAGCTATATTTTCTCGAATGTTTGCCCTTTGAGTCATAGTCATGAAGAATTTCCCAAGGAGTGCAAAAGACCCAAATGTAGAACAGGGGAAATGTGGTGCCAATAAACAGGGAAACAGAAGCGTCACTGTCAACCACAAAGTACAGGAGGGgaataaagaaatgaaaaacagtCTGGGGGTGCCACCCATCCTAAAACTAAACAGATACCGACCCAAAGAGAAGGCAAACCCAGCTCCGGTATCCCCATGCTTACGTCCATACACACAGCCCGGTGACGGTATCctcatcttttgttttttttcctccccttttTCTGCTTAGCCTGTGGtagagggggtgggggttacATTGACCCAGATTTGTCATGATGGAAGCCGCTATCTCTCTGATCACCACTCTCTCACACACTGTCACTGCAGGCTGGCCAGTGGCCTTTTCACTCGCTCCTAGTCGTGTATTCAGCAGACAGTCAGCGTCATGGAGACGAggaaaacacctccaaaaaacaAGTATGTTAGTAAAAGACACAGACGTTTTTAGGTTGGAAATGCggtattttcatatttctagGGTAGGGGTGtgcaaaccttttccaccaagGACCATGTActgaaaaatgacatattttgtcaTCATGCTAAGAAGTCCCCGACCGCGATCAATGAATTTCCACattataggattcaatgttaagaaatgtaatattttcattgttatagCATTAAAAGTcaactgtttatgaccttctaaatatggttgtAAACATGATTAGATCCCCGTAGGTATGACATAAAACCCCAAAGTCACCGTTAccctcctattattctttgtttacaccagatTGCACAATTATTATGCTACAGGGGCTCTAGACGGCTGCTGgccagcaagctaacaagctagcaagctaaccagttagcctcaaatgttcattcattcattttttaccgcttatcctcacaagggtcgcgggcggtgctggaggctatcctagctgtcttcgggcgagaggcggggtacaccccggactggtggacagccaatcacagggcacatatagacaaacaaccattcacactcacattcatacctatggacaatttggagtggccaattaacctagcatgtttttggaatgtgggaggaaaccggagtacccggagaaaacccacgaatgcacggggagaacatgcaaactccacacagagatggctgagtgtgggattgaactcctagctgttaggtctgcgtgctaaccactcgacctccgtgcagcccagcctcaaatgtatttcttccaaACTTACGAAAGGATTTCAAACGGAGTGGAcatgaaggacaaagaagccaccACTTTTTCATAATCTTACTTTCAAatacaacttattttttttatattttggacaCCTCTGCCTTAATGAAATCAGAGCATAATCATCTTTGTAAagcgtccattcatccattttctttaccaCGTGTCCTCATCGGTGTCGtgtgtgagctggagcctatcccagctgatttccgGTGAGAGGTCAAAGTACACATatcattcacactcagattAACACCTATGGATCATTTAGAGCCtgcaattagcctagcatgcatTGTTTTGGGGATGTAGGAGTCGatgctggacacacacacaggagaaaatacaaactccgcacagagattcAAACCATCGCTCTTGACTCAACCTATAACACAATTCTTCTATGTAAAATACACACGGTCATTCATTTTTCCTAGTCTAGGAAGTGCAATGCTTAAGGCAGAAATAGGTATAATACTGCAGCAGTTAGCTGTGCGCACTAATCATCTCTCACAGTTTGGAGTTATTGTGGTGGTGCAGTGTTTTGAGCAGAAGCTTTGGGGAAACAGATGCTTCTCTGgttgtaaaatattaaagacaatcTT
Coding sequences within it:
- the si:dkey-175m17.7 gene encoding uncharacterized protein si:dkey-175m17.7 gives rise to the protein MPPLPLDERIVVIQRPKNLSLCEASPQAIPHHSSQISASSNEQVTRLPRPNLSQPHFYSPTCKSLTLECKRRSTRAQKITGDHPVVPAGHQQVPSHCHSNGTVTLGPRLPSHTHTIDIRLKVDKGGRAGISSSLGRSGSVKGARVKCPPSHLDPFEKRRGGEHKSQRSQQSQLSSSAGGVLQFVPAQAQQYKLRAEKEKENFLTRTDQEFPLLDYKNSKLGTVRQSHISHSLPFHRNSVPVPHAAILNHPSSSPPQPAHVPASFQPLNEPRSSRHRDHRPHILHGLPLSPCTSHAGGGFPSPDHTCTIDCSHPFGCGCWRLVRCRGSKGHSSTCQGGGGSSSTSFSCGHNVGAVKKGGKDMGLKTLGGCLSTASTSNTSSTNSTVSDHQPNMFKPLRCASCASEAGTFESPAILRKKLVGGCLPCAPLSSSAPLRAIQSCVTGCNPKASQTGSSTCSYCSSDPIVVTFNPRRGKQPARSLGAPHSATMFQADDDDYSVRTIWPEELARKMTHSTAQKNQCGGIGIGVGKPTSSQIQNGSNGTGLVLLDCQNLQEYAHSQLTDHAGRRRLQQGKMAALDFMGCRSGSGYDEGRNSLRRLLNKADNVGMGDRLEHDRDGPYPRSPSPSFSPSPPSPVSFSPPPSAPSTLIKPKPWQRDREGGHSLPSAQSLHLALNSLNREQDEEKSRMHLSLPLSSSLPASLSDESVMTPDAENAVVSPILPFLFLGNERDAQDLDLLLRLNIGYVVNVTTHLPLYHVKSGLRYKRLPATDNSKQNLRQYFEEVFEFIEEAYQSGQGVLVHCQAGVSRSATIVIAYLMKHTLMTMTDAYKYVRSRRPVVSPNLNFMGQLLEFERDLNSGVTPRILMPKLDGVETQV